One window of Acidimicrobiales bacterium genomic DNA carries:
- the nuoK gene encoding NADH-quinone oxidoreductase subunit NuoK, which yields MNVTDTWYLVLGSALFSIGAVGLLVRRNPLVMFMCVELMLNAVNLTFVTFASRLDDIGGQVVVFFVLVVAAAEVVVGLGIIVTLLRRRPGATADDLSALRG from the coding sequence GTGAACGTCACCGACACCTGGTACCTCGTCCTCGGCTCGGCGCTGTTCTCGATCGGGGCCGTCGGGCTGCTCGTCCGGCGCAACCCGCTGGTGATGTTCATGTGCGTCGAGCTCATGCTCAACGCCGTCAACCTCACGTTCGTGACCTTCGCCAGCCGCCTCGACGACATCGGCGGCCAGGTCGTGGTCTTCTTCGTGCTGGTGGTGGCGGCGGCCGAGGTCGTGGTCGGCCTCGGCATCATCGTCACGCTGCTTCGCCGCCGGCCCGGCGCCACCGCCGACGACCTCTCGGCGCTGCGGGGGTAG
- a CDS encoding NADH-quinone oxidoreductase subunit J codes for MVELAVFVVAAAAALVGAVGVISTRNPVHSALLLVLTLFGVAVLFVAQDAHFLAAVQVIVYAGAIVVLFLFVIMLLGVDQAENLRTEPLAGQRPAAAVVGLAVLGVVLGLALVGAEVTGERSAAGAISAEAPNVQQLGESIFTDYLFAFEITSVLLVIAVVAAVVLARRGPVDGVLDEAEEDAAAARVDELTERREGR; via the coding sequence ATGGTCGAGCTGGCCGTCTTCGTGGTGGCCGCGGCCGCCGCCCTGGTGGGCGCGGTCGGCGTGATCTCCACCCGCAACCCGGTGCACTCGGCGCTGCTGCTCGTGCTCACCCTGTTCGGGGTGGCCGTGCTGTTCGTCGCCCAGGACGCCCACTTCCTGGCGGCCGTGCAGGTGATCGTCTACGCCGGCGCCATCGTCGTGCTGTTCCTGTTCGTGATCATGCTGCTCGGCGTCGACCAGGCCGAGAACCTCCGCACCGAGCCGCTGGCCGGCCAGCGCCCGGCCGCCGCCGTCGTCGGCCTGGCCGTGCTCGGCGTGGTCCTCGGGCTCGCCCTCGTCGGCGCCGAGGTGACCGGCGAGCGGTCGGCGGCCGGGGCCATCTCGGCCGAGGCGCCGAACGTCCAGCAGCTGGGCGAGTCGATCTTCACCGACTACCTGTTCGCCTTCGAGATCACGTCCGTGCTGCTGGTGATCGCCGTGGTCGCCGCCGTCGTGCTGGCCCGCAGGGGCCCGGTCGACGGCGTGCTCGACGAGGCCGAGGAGGACGCCGCCGCGGCCAGGGTCGACGAGCTGACCGAGCGCCGGGAGGGCCGGTGA
- the nuoI gene encoding NADH-quinone oxidoreductase subunit NuoI, with protein sequence MGYLTGFAVTFRKLFHGTDSGAVVTDQYPEEKRSKAVRFHGRHVLNRYEDGMEKCIGCELCAGVCPARCIYVRGADNPPDDPVSPGERYGYVYEINYLRCIHCDLCVEACPTEAITETKLFELSWTNRQDAIYTKDELLVDDQGRPQMLPWEDWREGEAEHGSAWVRATAPNGSAAYKDRVAWSGELGYGVKPVDTSGRFTPSRKPAGAGEGDPEARIYRGAAARSQGAMPDRQGLP encoded by the coding sequence ATGGGCTACCTCACCGGCTTCGCCGTCACGTTCCGCAAGCTGTTCCACGGCACGGACTCGGGCGCCGTGGTCACCGACCAGTACCCCGAGGAGAAGCGGTCGAAGGCCGTCCGCTTCCACGGCCGCCACGTCCTCAACCGCTACGAGGACGGCATGGAGAAGTGCATCGGCTGCGAGCTGTGCGCCGGCGTGTGCCCGGCCCGGTGCATCTACGTGCGGGGCGCCGACAACCCGCCCGACGACCCGGTGTCGCCGGGCGAGCGCTACGGCTACGTCTACGAGATCAACTACCTCCGCTGCATCCACTGCGACCTCTGCGTCGAGGCCTGCCCGACCGAGGCGATCACCGAGACCAAGCTGTTCGAGCTCTCCTGGACCAACCGCCAGGACGCCATCTACACCAAGGACGAGCTCCTCGTGGACGACCAGGGCCGGCCGCAGATGCTGCCCTGGGAGGACTGGCGGGAGGGCGAGGCCGAGCACGGGTCGGCCTGGGTGAGGGCGACGGCGCCGAACGGGTCGGCCGCCTACAAGGACCGGGTGGCCTGGTCGGGCGAGCTCGGCTACGGGGTCAAGCCGGTCGACACGAGCGGGCGGTTCACGCCGTCGCGGAAGCCGGCCGGCGCCGGCGAGGGCGACCCCGAGGCCCGCATCTACCGGGGCGCCGCCGCCCGCAGCCAGGGCGCCATGCCCGACCGCCAGGGCCTGCCCTGA
- the nuoH gene encoding NADH-quinone oxidoreductase subunit NuoH encodes MIGDPLLADGLDGGDVAVILVKVVAAFTFVLLSVVFMIWFERKLISDMQNRIGPNRAGPWGILQTLADGVKLFFKEDLLPDRADRAVFRLAPYLSLIPAFVIFSVVPIGGVFNGDRTGTVRLFGKETVLQVADPPIGILLVLAMSSIAVYGVMLAGWSSGSKYPLLGAVRASAQMVSYEAALGLAVVTVVLASTQEVGGSILGSLSTHDIVGSQDAFTRWNVLATGIVPFVVFLIASTAELNRPPFDLVEAEQELVGGFHTEYSSVRFALFYLAEFMNTVTMSAIIVTLFFGGPNGPLLFGPDWVWPILWFLAKLLVFLFVFVWFRATLPRFRYDQLMDLGWKVLIPLSLGWLLLLAATRVAQDRDWNVPLVMVIGLAVGIAAYALLSSAVRAGQRAHEENAR; translated from the coding sequence GTGATCGGCGACCCGCTGCTGGCCGACGGCCTCGACGGCGGCGACGTCGCCGTCATCCTCGTGAAGGTCGTCGCCGCCTTCACGTTCGTGCTGCTCTCGGTCGTGTTCATGATCTGGTTCGAGCGCAAGCTCATCAGCGACATGCAGAACCGGATCGGGCCCAACCGGGCGGGCCCGTGGGGGATCCTCCAGACCCTCGCCGACGGCGTGAAGCTGTTCTTCAAGGAGGACCTGCTGCCGGACCGGGCCGACCGCGCCGTGTTCCGCCTGGCCCCCTACCTGTCGCTCATCCCGGCGTTCGTGATCTTCTCGGTCGTGCCCATCGGCGGCGTGTTCAACGGCGACCGCACCGGCACGGTCCGCCTCTTCGGCAAGGAGACCGTGCTCCAGGTGGCCGACCCGCCGATCGGCATCCTGCTCGTCCTCGCCATGTCGTCGATCGCCGTCTACGGCGTGATGCTGGCCGGCTGGTCGTCGGGCTCGAAGTACCCGCTGCTCGGCGCCGTGCGGGCCTCGGCCCAGATGGTGAGCTACGAGGCGGCGCTCGGCCTCGCCGTCGTCACCGTCGTGCTCGCCTCCACCCAGGAGGTGGGCGGCAGCATCCTCGGCAGCCTGTCGACCCACGACATCGTCGGCTCCCAGGACGCCTTCACCCGCTGGAACGTGCTCGCCACCGGCATCGTGCCGTTCGTGGTGTTCCTCATCGCGTCCACGGCCGAGCTCAACCGGCCGCCGTTCGACCTGGTCGAGGCCGAACAGGAGCTGGTCGGCGGCTTCCACACCGAGTACTCCTCGGTGCGGTTCGCGCTCTTCTACCTGGCCGAGTTCATGAACACGGTGACGATGTCGGCGATCATCGTCACCCTGTTCTTCGGCGGGCCGAACGGGCCGCTGCTGTTCGGGCCCGACTGGGTCTGGCCGATCCTGTGGTTCCTGGCCAAGCTGCTCGTGTTCCTGTTCGTGTTCGTGTGGTTCAGGGCGACCCTGCCCCGGTTCCGCTACGACCAGCTCATGGACCTCGGCTGGAAGGTGCTGATCCCGCTGTCGCTCGGCTGGCTGCTGCTGCTGGCGGCCACGAGGGTCGCCCAGGACCGGGACTGGAACGTGCCGCTCGTCATGGTGATCGGCCTCGCCGTCGGGATCGCCGCCTACGCCCTGCTGTCGTCGGCCGTGCGGGCCGGCCAGCGGGCCCACGAGGAGAACGCGCGCTGA